The genomic DNA tcattGTGTTTTAAGTGGTATACTCCTATTTATGCGTTCACTCCAATCCCGAAGAATTATTCACTGAAAGATTTGAGTGGGATTCTTATCCTTATTGCATAAATCTCAAAGCCTTTTGGCTTTTTGTCTTGAGAATATGTCGCAAATGAAGAAGTAGCTAATCATGTTTCCTTGTTAAAGATAGCAAACATTTTATGCTGAAACTATTGCCAGatttaaacaaaatgaatgatagATTAAATAATCAAATCTCAATAATTTGGTAATGCTGTAACGCCCATTGGCTTAATTGATCAGCAATTGTTAAATAACCTAGCGGACGGATTATTTCTACTTATTTGGAACTTTCAATGAAAACctttcaaacaaaccaattttgagtAAGAACTTGTTACTCCCATTAACTAAAGTAAAGAGTGCGACTCATTTTGTCCCTTTTTCGTTTTCGTAATCGTCAAGAAACTGGTGTCTTTGAAGATAGTCTGCTTGGAACTATGACAGTTtatgaaaatcaatttatGGTCGACCGCTACTATCATGCAGGGCGCTGTATTACAAAGCAATGACAGTCTCCATGCCATTGCCCTTTTCGTTGGGTGGTGATAGAGCCCTCTCCCTCGTCTAAGCATGCACAATAAACGTAGAAGCAAAAGAATACGGTCTAAGGTGCCAAACACATCAAGATAATAttcgctgaacaacttatcGTTTAAGCACTGTGACAAAATCACTAAATCCCAACTTTCTGGAGAGACATTTCAGGGTATAATTCCGAACGCTGAAGGATAACATAACGTCAAATCACCAAGAATCAAAATAAACTCCGGTCATATTAGACCTCGAAAACGACGTTAGGTTGCAAATGAAAGTTGTGAGACTTGCTTAAAAGTATAAAATGATATGTATGTATCACAATTTGTATTTTAGATGCATTAAATATGCTTGCGCCTTGCCCTGGTATCAAGGCGAGTTTCTTTTCTCATTGTCTTGTGAATCcagttcaaaaatttgaagacGTTGGTGTAAACACCCGGCTGATATTTCTCTCCACATCCATTTCCCCAGCTGATTAGACCAGCCAAGGTCCATCTATTTGTGTTTTCTTCTTGAATCATTAGGGGCCCTCCACTGTCACCCTAAaaggaaaattgcccaaaacgTAAGTCCTCGAACACATTCTTATGACAAAGCTATAGCATTAACGAGGTGATCACAATCGTTCTAGGTCCATCTCGCTACCCTTGACCAAGATATGGAGTTCTGACTTAGAGTTTCACTTGACTTGTAGGTGGATCGTCCAAACAGATCCTTCGATTGAAACTTGATTGGACTGACAAGTAGAACAAACGATTGTGAAGTCCTTGAACATGACATTTAAGATATTCCGACAAGGTCTGCTTGGTAAGGGACGCAATATTTCTTACCTCACAGGCATCTTTGCCCCCCTCTCGGAATCCAGCGCAAATAAAAACGTCTGTAAGTTTCTCGTCTAATCCAGCCAATTTAAAGATATCCATACATTTTTCATGGCCAATTACCGGCACTGAGACCTCTTGAAGTTGATCCGGCTTGGGCCCACCTGAAAAGCACCAAACCTGCTTTTCAAACACAGTCAACTTGGGTGGTGACGAAATGGGGAGGAAATGCACCAaggcaaggacactaaagcaaggaaacgccacttttttgtaatcaccAAACCTCTCTCGCCAACTAAGGCCTAAACTTTAGCTTGAGAAATATTataatgtcaattattggcataagtttggaacaaaatatatgattaatatcatttttgtaagcattgatggtatgtgcgtcaaaccaggcatgtaaatatacttaaaatgacctaaaaaaaatgtcttaaagtacaactgaaaagtgctaattaggttttcatGATAAcgcaagaatttgctctaaacataATCAGTCAATAATTTTTTGCTAATGATATATATGATatccttgaacccagaatgggacaagactcaATCATGCTGCATTGTATAAATtgtaatattgtaaaaagataacggatccaatgagaaaactctcacaataaagacttttcttttttaattatttacataaactTTGTTTCAGAAACGGTTCgtttgtttcagaaacatcttgaccaaatttaaagtaatttggtgaacttgttatgaaactatggttctcactctgtgAATGGCCCTCAATTCAAGAGTAGAAATACTGTAGCTCTGGGTTGCGTATcattctttaaactcatttggacgtttcataatcatggaatgatATATATGTGTTAAGAGATATATatgacacctgttttatttgactattttggatgtttttgcaaaataatcaatttattggagtccaaagttcaaattgaaatctagtgtactgtactttggttCTACTatgtgccccttaaataatgcctgccttttatgcaaacttcctagtaagtagaaatttaaactctactgaaagataactcattcatttttcaccaatgcctgatgttttttttgtcgaatGTCTAGGTTAAaataaattatcaattgttcatcccaaatattctaatatgttaacatttatgtacatgtacttttattaGAAATTGcatgcatttcttttatattttgccagtgtaagttcctcattaattagtaaaatgattcttgttgattttctatctgggcgtgtttttgagccatttttttgcaatttttcactgatttgaaagacaatttgattgtttttgattaatttgatgttcatgggtatttcatttattcctctgactttcaaaattaatacagaaatatttagtaaatGAACAGAGTTGCAtgacaaagagatcattatttagTTAATAACACTTAAATGTTCTATAGagtatggataatcttgtttaaTTGCTAatagagttactgtcttgattcaacgcaatggcctaacttggcggtcaggggaaagccgtgtcgtttcctctctttagagtccttgACCAAGGAAACGATTCCATGATTCCAAGAATGTTCAATACGTTATTTTGTAAAACGTAGTAATCAGGAAATTAATGCTACTAAAGAACAGACAAGCCAACAGGAAGACAAGCAAAGAACATAAATAAAACAGCCTGAAAAACACCTTACCTTCAAAAAGCGTTCCCCAACCGGCTATATAAGCATTCGATCCTTCTATATCTTTGAGATTTCCATCTGGTAAGCAAATTGGCGAGATGTGATCTGTAAATGGAGCCGCCTGCTTCATGAATAGTAAAGCAATGTCAAACTCATAGGTCAGAGGATCAAAGTCAACGTGCTCGTAGATGGTTTCAACTTCTCGTTCAACGTGGGGCAGAGGTTCGAATAAAGAATTGGTCTTGTCATAATCACCCAACCGGAGAGAAATGTCCGTTTCGGAGTATCTGCAATGGTCCACACATAAGATAATCCAAGCCTTGGGAAGGTTGAAGATTGCCTCATTTGATTCCAGATACTCACACATGCACACAATGAGCTGCTGTTGCCACCCAGCGAGAATTTAAAAGAACTCCTCCACAACGATGTCTGGTTCTACCCCCGGGGTACTTGATTTCCAAGGCAACATGCCACGGCCACGCCCCGAACGAAGACGGATTCCCACCCACGATTCGACTCCTGCGTTGCCCGCCTTTGCGCATTTTTTGAGGTGTGAGCTGGGAACGGATGCCACAAATCACGTCCACTAAATCGTGAAGAGATAGGGGGGATTATTGGCAGAATTTTCCAACCGTTCGAGGTCGTCAATACCTTATGCCAACAAGTCACTAACCTTGTTCGTCATGGTGATGAGGAGTGTTTAAGATCTCATTGGAAAGGGTGAAGTTATTATCGATATTGTGTTCAGGGAAGATGtttgaacttgttccaagAGTTGTTGAGGCCACAGAATCGGTCGCAGGCAGAAGGGTGGTCACTGGAACGGTTGTCGTCGATGAAGAGGAATTGCTGGGTGAAAGCCATATTGATGGGACAGATGATTCAGTGCTTGACcaaaccaaggaggaagccCATGTAATGCCAGAAGATGGCAATGTGGTTGTTGTTAGCCCAAatgtattgttgttgttgtggttgatATTCTTGTCAGCGGTGTTTgtgatggtggtggcggtTGGTACTACGATTGGGCGGGTCGTTTGAGCTACACTGTCTTGTTCTGACATTGTCGAGGGTGTCGAAGAAACAAGCATTGgctttgttgttgatggtgacAAGGTTGCTGTGCCGTTACTTGAATTATCGATTTTACAACAGCTTCCGAAGTAGAATCTAT from Tigriopus californicus strain San Diego chromosome 1, Tcal_SD_v2.1, whole genome shotgun sequence includes the following:
- the LOC131876884 gene encoding serine proteinase stubble-like, producing MDTLGPHFQSLSWSVLLLWQIASGLLSIAGASLSPLNLFALPQDEWNYQSCESQGLAGICIFSMACSFSGGEHIGICQDRFYFGSCCKIDNSSNGTATLSPSTTKPMLVSSTPSTMSEQDSVAQTTRPIVVPTATTITNTADKNINHNNNNTFGLTTTTLPSSGITWASSLVWSSTESSVPSIWLSPSNSSSSTTTVPVTTLLPATDSVASTTLGTSSNIFPEHNIDNNFTLSNEILNTPHHHDEQVDVICGIRSQLTPQKMRKGGQRRSRIVGGNPSSFGAWPWHVALEIKYPGGRTRHRCGGVLLNSRWVATAAHCVHVYSETDISLRLGDYDKTNSLFEPLPHVEREVETIYEHVDFDPLTYEFDIALLFMKQAAPFTDHISPICLPDGNLKDIEGSNAYIAGWGTLFEGGPKPDQLQEVSVPVIGHEKCMDIFKLAGLDEKLTDVFICAGFREGGKDACEGDSGGPLMIQEENTNRWTLAGLISWGNGCGEKYQPGVYTNVFKFLNWIHKTMRKETRLDTRARRKHI